A section of the Triticum dicoccoides isolate Atlit2015 ecotype Zavitan chromosome 7A, WEW_v2.0, whole genome shotgun sequence genome encodes:
- the LOC119329223 gene encoding uncharacterized protein LOC119329223 produces the protein MGTGQIVAVLQIGGEFTTDADGLMSYSGGEDLHRMVEFHAESETTYIYVIKKVDNSAQSVVADSATPTNAIAVVPTTPDGSKRQKVCAEWKDVITGVGQVFESPKDFRDALHKYAIAHKFHYRFIKNDSTRVTAECTGEDCPWRIHASKSPANINFMIKKMSETHTCESETVKSHRLASQRWVASVIKEKLRDSPHYRPRDIANDLQQEYGLCLNYSQAWRGRSIAQRELYSAHDEACIQLPLFCERIKETNPGSVATVVTMEDSKFCFFVAFHASLYGFEHGCRPLLFLDAVSAKPNKQWKLLTATSVDGEGDVFPVAFTVVDKESRENWHWFLEQLEYSLSASHDITFISNGENGLWDEVSLVFPDSHHGYCMDFLIEAFKRQLDDAWTEEVRDAMVELLKRAIFSCTIDEFNQYMEQIKSESDKLAEWLLEIKPERWSDALFMGSRYGQYSCNISNTVVDWIPTRYELPVVQLVDTIRCKLMEMMYTRRESCNEWPDGLTPVANQKLQEEVSKAHSLNVMPTESDGDGNLFKVCDDSVNVVNIETYDCTCRKWNVSGLPCVHAIAVFERTGRYAYDFCVEYFTTKSYRSTYSMSINPIPDVTLTDNSQSLATLPFPIQTRRRVGRPKEKPADPRITIKRAVRCSRCKGYGHNKATCKIPISGEALPALPPAELSDVHNKVESCS, from the exons ATGGGGACGGGACAAATTGTGGCTGTTCTTCAAATAGGTGGCGAATTCACCACAGATGCTGATGGGCTTATGTCCTATTCTGGTGGAGAG GACCTACATCGCATGGTTGAGTTCCATGCAGAGTCGGAGACGACATACATTTATGTCATAAAGAAGGTCGACAACAG TGCACAGAGCGTTGTTGCTGACTCGGCCACTCCTACAAATGCAATTGCCGTTGTCCCAACAACTCCGGATGGGTCTAAGAGACAAAAGGTGTGCGCAGAGTGGAAGGATGTGATCACTGGAGTCGGCCAAGTATTTGAAAGTCCTAAGGATTTCCGGGATGCCTTGCATAAGTATGCCATTGCACATAAGTTCCACTACAGATTTATCAAGAATGACTCAACTCGTGTTACTGCAGAATGTACTGGTGAAGATTGCCCATGGCGTATACATGCTTCCAAGTCTCCTGCCAACATAAATTTCATGATCAAGAAAATGTCTGAAACACACACCTGTGAATCTGAAACTGTGAAAAGTCATCGTTTGGCGTCACAGCGATGGGTTGCTAGTGTTATAAAGGAAAAGTTACGTGATAGCCCACACTACAGGCCAagagacattgcaaatgatctccAACAGGAGTATGGACTGTGCCTAAATTACTCGCAGGCTTGGCGTGGAAGGTCAATTGCTCAGAGAGAACTTTATAGCGCACATGATGAGGCATGCATCCAGCTACCATTGTTTTGTGAAAGGATTAAGGAAACAAACCCTGGAAGTGTGGCAACAGTAGTGACTATGGAAGATTCAAAATTCTGTTTCTTTGTCGCCTTCCATGCATCGCTTTATGGGTTTGAGCATGGGTGCAGACCACTCCTTTTCCTTGATGCAGTATCTGCAAAACCGAATAAACAATGGAAGTTACTGACTGCTACTTCAGTTGATGGGGAAGGCGATGTGTTCCCAGTTGCATTCACTGTAGTGGACAAGGAGAGCCGTGAAAATTGGCATTGGTTTCTTGAGCAACTAGAATATTCACTGTCGGCATCTCATGACATAACATTCATATCTAATGGAGAAAATGGATTATGGGATGAAGTATCATTGGTTTTCCCTGACAGTCATCATGGATATTGCATGGACTTTCTTATTGAAGCATTTAAGAGGCAATTGGATGATGCGTGGACTGAAGAAGTAAGAGATGCTATGGTTGAGCTTCTTAAGAGGGCCATATTTTCATGCACAATTGATGAGTTCAATCAGTATATGGAGCAAATTAAAAGTGAATCTGATAAGCTTGCTGAATGGCTTTTGGAGATCAAACCTGAGCGGTGGTCAGATGCCCTTTTCATGGGGTCGCGGTATGGTCAGTATTCATGTAATATTTCCAACACTGTTGTTGACTGGATCCCCACAAGATATGAGCTTCCAGTTGTGCAGTTGGTTGACACAATAAGATGCAAGCTCATGGAGATGATGTACACACGCAGAGAGTCTTGTAATGAATGGCCTGACGGATTAACGCCTGTAGCTAACCAGAAATTGCAGGAAGAAGTTAGCAAAGCTCACTCACTCAATGTTATGCCCACAGAAAGTGATGGGGATGGTAATTTATTCAAGGTATGCGATGACTCAGTTAATGTTGTCAACATTGAGACGTATGACTGCACCTGCCGAAAGTGGAATGTTTCTGGGTTGCCATGCGTGCATGCAATTGCAGTATTTGAGCGCACTGGGAGGTATGCGTATGACTTCTGTGTGGAGTATTTCACGACGAAAAGCTACCGCTCGACCTATTCAATGTCCATAAATCCGATACCTGATGTTACCTTAACGGACAATTCTCAGAGTCTAGCGACATTACCATTCCCAATTCAAACTCGTCGACGTGTTGGCAGGCCGAAAGAGAAGCCAGCTGATCCGCGCATCACAATTAAAAGGGCAGTGCGCTGCAGCAGATGTAAAGGCTATGGTCACAACAAAGCAACTTGCAAAATTCCTATCAGCGGCGAAGCCTTGCCCGCCTTGCCACCAGCTGAGCTCTCCGATGTACACAATAAGGTGGAGAGTTGCTCTTGA